The Acidobacteriota bacterium genome segment CAGCGCGTACGCCTGCTGGCGCGCCTCGTCGGGGAAGTCGTGATCGGCGTCCGGATGGATCACCGTGAGGCCATCAGGCGCGCCGAGCAGCCGGTAGACGGGCCGCGCGGCAGCGGCGATGCGATCCACGCTCGCCCAGCGGAAGTTCGAGTCGCGCAGCGGTGCGCTGATGAAGCACGGGCGCGGCGCGAGCGCGCCGATCATCTCGGCGAAGTCGAAGGGGATGGCGTCGAGCCGGCCGGCGTAGTCGAGCAGCCGCGGCATGTAGCGGAGCTGACACCAGCCCTTCTCCGGCTGCCAGACCTGCGGATTGCCATCGTAGTAGTCCGTGTACAGGTCGAGCCCGCAACTGGAGACGACGGCCGCGATCCGTTCGTCGAACACGGCGGTGTAGACGGCGTTGTGTCCGCCCAGTGAGTGTCCGATCGCGCCGACGCCGCCGGGCCGCACGAACGGCAGCGACTCCAGCAGGTCCACGCCGCGCATGTTGTCCCAGATGGCCTTCATCGTCCCGCTCACGTAGCCGAGTCCGCGAACGTCAGGTTGATAGCGGGCGAGCAGTGGATAGGACGGTGCGAGCGTCACGAAGCCGCGTTCGGCGAGTTCGGCGGCATACGCGCGGTTCGGGCGTCCGCCGAGACCGACGACCACGTCGTGGCCGATTTCGTGGTCGGTTGGATGCAGGCACAGGATGGCGCGTGCGGATGCGCGTCCAGACAGCGCGGTCTTGGGCACGAGCAGCCACGCCGGCGTTCGCGAGCCCGGCTCCGACGCATACGTGATCGCCCGGCGCACGTAGGTGCCGGCATCCACCTCACTCGTGATCTGGATGTCGAGCGGCGTCCGTCGTTCGCTGCCTGGCACCGGTCCCATCACGTCCTGCATCGCGCTGGCGATCGCGGCGCGTCGTCGGCGCCATTCTGCAGGCGTGGTGACGGAACGAATCGCGCCCGCATCATCCCGATAGAGGAGCAGGTCGAGGCGATCGAGCCTGGCGGGGCCGGACGGCTGACCCTGCGCATGCGCGCGCACTGTCGCACCACACGCAGCGGCACCGAGTCCCTGCAGGAACGTTCGACGACTCGGAGACCAGATCATGCGCCGCACTTCACCGCAACGTGTGTCACTGCGTCAACCAGAGGTGCAGCCGCCGCATTTTATCCGGCGGACGGGTGACGCGCCTGGTGTGCCCCGTCAGTCGGGCAGCGCGAACGCCACGATCGTGCCGCCGGCGGGCCTGCCTGACTTCCCGCCACCGGCCGAGATCACCACGTACTGCTTGCCGTTGGCCATGTACGTACTCGGCGTGGCGGTGCCACTGAAGGGCAGCGTCGCCCGCCACAACACGCGGCCCGTCTTCTTGTCGAACGCGCGGAACGTCTCGTCTGCCGACGCGCCGATGAAGATCAGGCCGCCCGCCGTGACGACGGGGCCGCCGTAGTTCTCGGTGCCCGTCGGCGGAATGCCGCGCGCGGTGAGTTCGGGATACTCGCCGAGCGGCACCTTCCACAGCAGTTCGCCGGTGTTCATGTCGACGGCGTTCAGCGTGCCCCACGGCGGTTTGATCGCGGGATAGCCTTCGCGATCGAACCAGCGCTGGAATCCACCGAATGCATACGGCGGCTCGACCTCCGTGTCATCGTCGGCCTTCGCGTTCGTCGCAGGCGTCTCCGCGCCGAAGAGGAACCCGACGATGGCGGTGCGCTGGCGCTGACTGAGACGCTCGAAGGGCGGCATGCGGCCGCCCCCCTGGACGATCACGTTCGCCACGTATTCCTGCGTGCGCGTGCCTTTCAATGTGTCGAGTCGCGGCATGCCTCCGCGTGGATCACCGCGTCGATCGGCACCATGACAGGCAGCGCAGTGAACCAGGTACTGCCGGTGGCCCAGGCTCAACGCCGCGCCCGACTCGTCGCGCGTCGGGATCATCCTGTAGAACCACGGGATCTCGTTGACGTTCGCGTAGAGCACGCCGTCGGGATCGACTGCCGCGCCACCCCACTCGAAGCCCCCGTCCGGGCCGGGGAACAGGATCGTCTCGTCGGTGCTCGGCGGCGGCATGGCACCGGCGTTGCCGCTGCGCGCGAGGCGCTCGCTCGTGAGCAGGCTCGCCATGGGCGAGATGTCCGACACATCGTCTGCGGTATAGCGCTGGCGCATGAGCGGCGCGGGCTTCTCGGGCACGGGTTGCGTGGGCCACACCTGCACGCCGGGAATACGCGCGGGCGTCGTCGGACGCTCGTGGATCGGCCACAACGGCACGCCCGTCACGCGATCGAACGCGAAGAGCAGCCCGTGCTTGGTGCCCTGCGCGACGGCGTCGATGCGTTTGCCGTCGTGCGTCACGCTGAGCAGCGTCGGCGGCGCGGGCATGTCGAGGTCCCACAGATCGTGATGGACGATCTGGTAGTGCCAGAGACGGCGCCCCGTGTTGGCGTCGAGGGCGATCACCGAATTGGCGAACAGGTTCTCGCCGTACCTGTCGGCGCCCCAGAAGTCGGGCCCCGCGGTCTCGGTGGAGACGTACACGATGCCGCGCTGTTCATCCACCGAATGCCCGGACCAATCCGACGCGCCGCCGATCGTCTTCCACGCGTCTGGCGGCCACGTCTCGTAGCCTTCTTCACCGGGCCGCGGGATCGTGCGGAACGTCCACTTCAGTTCGCCTGTCCGTACGTCGAACGCCCTGATGCCGCCGGCCACGTCTTCCGGGATGAGCCCGCCGAGGATCAGCAGGTCCTTGTACACGACGCCCGGTGTGTTCAGCTTGACCGATGGCGTGCCGCCGAGGCCGAGCCCACGTCCGAGGTGGATAGAGCCGTTGTCGCCGAACGTGCGAATCGGCTTGCCTGTCGCTGCGTCGAGCGCGTACAACCATGTGCCGGCCGACGTGAACACGCGCCTGTCGCTGCCGTTGGCCCAGTACGCGAGTCCGCGCTGCCTGTTGCCGACGGCGTCTTCGCGTTCCGTCAGCGGATCGAAGCGCCACCGCACGGCGCCCGTTGCCGCGTCGAGCGCGAAGACGTGCCGCGCCGGCGACGCCGTGAAGAGCACACCGTCGACGATCAAGTTGTTCGTCTGGTAGTCCCCCTTCGCGACAGGCGTCGTCTTGTCAGCGGCTGCTGACGCGATCGTGTCGAACGTCCACGCGACCTTCAGCCCGCTCACGTTGGCCGTCGTGATCTGGTCGAGCGTGGAGTAGTGCGTGGTCCCCTTGTCGCCGAGATACGACGACCAGTCCGCCCCCGCCCCGAACGGCGGCGCGGCCGTCGAGCCGCAACCCGCCACTGCGAGCGCGACACTCACGATGCAGGCCAGGGCCCGCACGCTCGATTTCCTGTTGCCGGTCGCCGGCGACCAGTCATTCATCATTCGGCATTCCGCATTTCCGTGTCACGTCGTCCAGCCGCCGTCGATCACGTGGATCGCGCCCGTCGTGAAGGACGACTCGTCAGACGCGAGGTAGACCGCGAGCTGCGCGATCTCCTCCGGCATGCCCAGGCGGCCCATGGGTTGGCGCGCGCGGAAGGCCGCGTGGACGTCCTGTTCGTTCTGCCCGCTCGCGGTGGCCTGCGTGCGGATGCGTGCGCGCAGCGACGGCGATTCGACGGTGCCCGGACAGATCGCGTTGCAGCGGATGCCCCGGCCCACGAAGTCGGCCGCGATGGCTTTCGTGAGGCCGATCACGGCTGCCTTGCTCGCGCCGTACGCGAAGCGATTCGGCACGCCGGTGACGCTCGACGCCACCGACGACATGTTGACGATCGAGCCGCGGCCCTGCGCGAGCATGGCCGGCAGGAACGCGCGCGCGAGGCGATACTGCGCCTTCACGTTCAGGTCGAACGCGCGGTCCCACTGCTCTTCGTCGCAGTCGAGGATGGTGCCCGCCGGTACCATGCCGGCGCAGTTGAAGAGCACGTCGATCGCGCCGACGTCGGCTGCCAGCGCGGCGATCGCGTCACCGTCAGTCACGTCGAGCACACGCGTCTCGCACCCGGTCAGCGTGGCCAACGTGCCGGGATCGATGTCGGTGGCGATCACCAACGCGCCTTCCCGGACGAACGCCTCGGCGCTCGCCCGCCCGATCCCCTGCCCCGCCGCCGTGATGAGCGCGCGCTTCCCAGTCAGTCGTCCAGCCACAGGTGTCCTTCAGGTGAAATGCCGCGATGCCGCGATGCCGAAATGATGGACATCCGGTGCCCGATGCCCGGTGCCCGGTGCCCGACTACGCAAACAGGTCTCGCACCGGTTTCCCGAGTCCGTCGCGTGTGACGTAGACGGGGCGACGTTCGACCGTGTAGGCCGTGTCTGGCGGAATGCCGAGGGCGTGGAAGATTGACGCGTGGAGGTGTTCGACGGGCACCGGGTTCTCGATCGTCGTACACGGACGCTCCTCGGCGGTCTTGCCGTACACGAACCCCTTCTTCACGCCGCCGCCGAACATGAGCACCGAACCCGCGGCCGTGAAGTGGCGATGCATGCCGTAGTGGCGCGGGTCGGTCATCACGTCCGGGATGTCGATCGCCTGGTCCTTCACTTCCTTGCCGACCTTTCCTTCGGTGACGGCGTCGCGCCCGAACTCGCTCGCGAGCACCACCAGCGTGCGGTCCAGGAGCCCGCGCTCCTCGAGATCGCGCACGAGCTGCGCGATCGGTGCGTCGATCAGCGCCTT includes the following:
- a CDS encoding twin-arginine translocation signal domain-containing protein; the encoded protein is MIWSPSRRTFLQGLGAAACGATVRAHAQGQPSGPARLDRLDLLLYRDDAGAIRSVTTPAEWRRRRAAIASAMQDVMGPVPGSERRTPLDIQITSEVDAGTYVRRAITYASEPGSRTPAWLLVPKTALSGRASARAILCLHPTDHEIGHDVVVGLGGRPNRAYAAELAERGFVTLAPSYPLLARYQPDVRGLGYVSGTMKAIWDNMRGVDLLESLPFVRPGGVGAIGHSLGGHNAVYTAVFDERIAAVVSSCGLDLYTDYYDGNPQVWQPEKGWCQLRYMPRLLDYAGRLDAIPFDFAEMIGALAPRPCFISAPLRDSNFRWASVDRIAAAARPVYRLLGAPDGLTVIHPDADHDFPDEARQQAYALLTRALA
- a CDS encoding PQQ-binding-like beta-propeller repeat protein; this translates as MNDWSPATGNRKSSVRALACIVSVALAVAGCGSTAAPPFGAGADWSSYLGDKGTTHYSTLDQITTANVSGLKVAWTFDTIASAAADKTTPVAKGDYQTNNLIVDGVLFTASPARHVFALDAATGAVRWRFDPLTEREDAVGNRQRGLAYWANGSDRRVFTSAGTWLYALDAATGKPIRTFGDNGSIHLGRGLGLGGTPSVKLNTPGVVYKDLLILGGLIPEDVAGGIRAFDVRTGELKWTFRTIPRPGEEGYETWPPDAWKTIGGASDWSGHSVDEQRGIVYVSTETAGPDFWGADRYGENLFANSVIALDANTGRRLWHYQIVHHDLWDLDMPAPPTLLSVTHDGKRIDAVAQGTKHGLLFAFDRVTGVPLWPIHERPTTPARIPGVQVWPTQPVPEKPAPLMRQRYTADDVSDISPMASLLTSERLARSGNAGAMPPPSTDETILFPGPDGGFEWGGAAVDPDGVLYANVNEIPWFYRMIPTRDESGAALSLGHRQYLVHCAACHGADRRGDPRGGMPRLDTLKGTRTQEYVANVIVQGGGRMPPFERLSQRQRTAIVGFLFGAETPATNAKADDDTEVEPPYAFGGFQRWFDREGYPAIKPPWGTLNAVDMNTGELLWKVPLGEYPELTARGIPPTGTENYGGPVVTAGGLIFIGASADETFRAFDKKTGRVLWRATLPFSGTATPSTYMANGKQYVVISAGGGKSGRPAGGTIVAFALPD
- a CDS encoding SDR family oxidoreductase codes for the protein MAGRLTGKRALITAAGQGIGRASAEAFVREGALVIATDIDPGTLATLTGCETRVLDVTDGDAIAALAADVGAIDVLFNCAGMVPAGTILDCDEEQWDRAFDLNVKAQYRLARAFLPAMLAQGRGSIVNMSSVASSVTGVPNRFAYGASKAAVIGLTKAIAADFVGRGIRCNAICPGTVESPSLRARIRTQATASGQNEQDVHAAFRARQPMGRLGMPEEIAQLAVYLASDESSFTTGAIHVIDGGWTT